The Caldicoprobacter guelmensis genome includes a region encoding these proteins:
- a CDS encoding redox-sensing transcriptional repressor Rex — MERDRRRVSEAVIRRLPKYYRYLTELKKKGVQRVSSSELGQKMGLTASQIRQDFNCFGGFGQQGYGYNVSELCEEFKKILGLDRQYNMVVVGAGNLGQALANYSGFEKEGFFIKAMFDVNPRLIGMSIRGIEIYDVDNLRNFVANQHIDIGVICTPKEKAQEVAELLVSCGIKYIWNFAPVDVVLPDDVIVENVHLSDSLYILCYRINAVES; from the coding sequence ATGGAAAGAGACAGGCGTAGGGTTTCTGAGGCGGTTATACGGAGATTGCCCAAATACTACAGATACCTTACAGAACTTAAGAAAAAAGGTGTGCAACGGGTATCGTCCAGTGAGCTGGGTCAGAAGATGGGGCTTACAGCATCCCAAATCAGGCAGGATTTTAATTGTTTTGGGGGGTTCGGGCAACAAGGGTATGGCTATAATGTGTCGGAGCTGTGTGAAGAGTTCAAAAAAATACTGGGATTAGATAGACAGTACAACATGGTAGTGGTAGGGGCCGGGAATTTGGGTCAGGCTCTAGCAAATTACAGTGGCTTTGAGAAAGAGGGTTTTTTTATTAAAGCCATGTTTGATGTAAATCCCCGCCTGATAGGCATGTCTATTCGTGGTATTGAAATATATGATGTGGATAACTTGAGAAACTTCGTAGCAAATCAGCATATAGATATAGGGGTTATTTGCACTCCCAAGGAAAAGGCACAGGAAGTGGCTGAACTTTTGGTAAGTTGTGGCATAAAATACATCTGGAATTTTGCCCCTGTTGACGTCGTTTTGCCAGATGATGTTATAGTTGAGAACGTTCATTTAAGCGACAGCCTTTATATACTGTGTTATAGGATCAATGCGGTGGAGTCATGA
- a CDS encoding PRC-barrel domain-containing protein: MKARQDVKGLPVICIREGIECGKVRELLVNCHEGKVRYIIIEDEEWYLGAKLLPLDRVVGIGRHAIVTESRENILPFSLVKEAQDLIRQGIGFINCRVYTQEGEYIGVVKEYYFNEEDGNIVKCKLSGEDGGSFELDASQVITYGTELLVVSDNVSRVIVHEGRDYQAAAPAEDAKKDVEHHMEGSSLFEQKQRRFLLGKRVTKKIVSEAGELLAAEGDIVTGELIDKVKAGGKLVELTMNIEAV, encoded by the coding sequence ATGAAGGCTAGGCAAGATGTTAAAGGGTTGCCGGTGATATGCATAAGGGAAGGGATTGAGTGCGGGAAAGTTAGAGAATTGCTAGTAAATTGCCATGAAGGAAAAGTACGGTATATAATAATTGAAGATGAAGAGTGGTATTTAGGGGCTAAGCTGTTACCTTTAGACAGAGTGGTGGGAATAGGGCGTCACGCTATTGTCACGGAGAGCAGAGAAAATATTTTGCCTTTTTCGCTGGTTAAAGAAGCGCAGGATTTAATAAGACAAGGGATAGGGTTTATCAATTGCAGGGTTTATACACAAGAGGGCGAATACATTGGTGTTGTAAAAGAATATTACTTTAATGAGGAAGACGGCAATATTGTAAAATGCAAGTTAAGCGGGGAGGATGGAGGTAGTTTTGAATTGGATGCCTCCCAAGTTATCACTTATGGTACAGAGTTGCTGGTTGTGAGCGATAATGTCAGTAGAGTGATTGTTCACGAAGGTAGGGATTACCAAGCTGCTGCCCCTGCTGAAGATGCTAAGAAAGATGTCGAGCACCATATGGAAGGTTCATCTTTGTTTGAACAAAAGCAGAGGCGATTTCTCCTTGGCAAGAGGGTGACTAAGAAGATAGTGAGTGAGGCGGGAGAATTGCTGGCTGCTGAAGGGGATATAGTGACCGGTGAGCTTATCGACAAGGTAAAAGCTGGAGGGAAACTTGTCGAGCTTACCATGAACATTGAGGCTGTATAA
- a CDS encoding aconitate hydratase: MGKNIVQKIIESHLVSGKMIPGEEIAISIDQTLTQDSTGTMAYLQFEAMGVPRVKTKKSVAYIDHNTLQTGFENADDHKYIQTVAAKYGIYFSRPGNGICHQVHLERFGRPGWTLLGSDSHTPTAGGIGMLAIGAGGLDVAVAMAGGPYYFTMPKVCRVVLKGKLQPWVSAKDIILELLRRLTVKGGVGKVMEYAGEGVATLTVPERATIANMGAELGATTSIFPSDEVTRAFMRAQGREHEWIPLEADPDAQYDEEIEIDLTKLEPLVAQPHSPDNVDTVRNVGPIKVDQVAIGSCTNSSYLDLMRVAKILKGKTVHPDVSLVISPGSKQVYTMLARNGALADLIAAGARILECACGPCIGMGQAPATNAVSVRTFNRNFYGRSGTPSAKVYLASPEVAAATALTGVLTDPRTLGEYPQVEMPETFEINDNCIIPPAPEGTDVEVVRGPNIKPFPVNKELSDRVEGIVLLKMEDNITTDHIMPSNAKLLPYRSNIPYLADYCLTLVDKDFPERARKAGGGFLVAGHNYGQGSSREHAALVPLYLGIKGVIAKSFARIHMANLINSGILPLTFMDEKDYDEIDQDDKLVIENAVEQIRQGNVLIVKNLTKNRDIKVGLNLSPRLREVILAGGLLNYTRKNSGQ, encoded by the coding sequence ATGGGGAAAAATATAGTGCAGAAGATTATAGAGAGCCATTTGGTATCCGGCAAGATGATACCGGGAGAGGAGATTGCCATTTCCATTGATCAGACCTTGACTCAGGATTCGACAGGGACCATGGCTTATCTCCAGTTTGAGGCTATGGGTGTACCGCGCGTGAAAACCAAAAAATCGGTGGCTTATATAGATCACAATACTCTTCAAACGGGTTTTGAGAATGCCGATGACCACAAGTATATCCAAACGGTTGCAGCTAAATATGGTATATACTTTTCCAGGCCGGGCAACGGCATTTGTCATCAGGTACATTTGGAAAGGTTTGGGAGGCCCGGTTGGACGCTTCTAGGCTCTGACAGCCATACGCCTACCGCAGGTGGAATCGGCATGCTGGCCATTGGTGCCGGCGGGTTGGATGTGGCAGTTGCCATGGCAGGAGGGCCTTACTATTTTACTATGCCAAAGGTGTGCAGGGTGGTGCTCAAAGGGAAGCTTCAGCCATGGGTGAGCGCAAAAGACATCATCCTCGAGCTCTTAAGGAGGCTTACCGTCAAAGGCGGGGTTGGCAAGGTCATGGAATACGCCGGCGAGGGGGTTGCTACGTTGACGGTGCCCGAGAGGGCTACCATCGCCAACATGGGCGCAGAGCTGGGTGCTACCACATCTATCTTTCCCAGCGATGAGGTAACCAGGGCTTTTATGAGGGCTCAAGGGCGTGAGCATGAGTGGATCCCTCTTGAGGCAGACCCAGATGCCCAATACGATGAGGAAATTGAAATTGACTTGACTAAGCTGGAGCCTTTGGTGGCGCAGCCACATAGCCCTGATAATGTGGATACGGTAAGGAATGTAGGTCCTATCAAGGTGGATCAGGTTGCCATTGGAAGCTGTACCAATTCTTCTTATCTTGACCTGATGCGGGTAGCAAAGATATTGAAGGGCAAGACTGTGCATCCAGACGTAAGCCTGGTAATATCTCCTGGTTCCAAGCAGGTTTATACTATGCTGGCGCGCAATGGTGCGCTGGCGGACCTGATAGCGGCAGGGGCGCGTATTCTCGAATGTGCTTGCGGACCGTGTATTGGCATGGGCCAGGCGCCGGCCACTAATGCGGTATCGGTACGAACCTTCAACCGCAACTTCTATGGACGCAGCGGCACTCCCAGTGCAAAGGTGTATTTGGCCAGCCCTGAGGTGGCGGCGGCTACTGCTTTGACGGGTGTGCTGACTGATCCGCGTACACTAGGCGAATATCCCCAGGTTGAAATGCCCGAAACCTTTGAAATTAACGATAACTGTATCATCCCTCCTGCTCCGGAAGGGACAGATGTAGAAGTGGTCCGTGGGCCCAACATTAAACCCTTCCCTGTTAACAAAGAACTTTCAGACAGAGTAGAAGGGATAGTGCTCCTTAAAATGGAGGACAATATTACTACCGACCACATTATGCCGTCTAATGCAAAGCTGCTTCCCTACCGCTCTAACATCCCTTATCTTGCCGATTATTGCCTTACTCTGGTGGATAAGGATTTTCCTGAACGCGCGAGGAAGGCAGGAGGCGGTTTCCTGGTGGCCGGGCATAATTATGGTCAAGGGTCCAGCAGAGAGCATGCGGCTTTGGTGCCATTGTATCTGGGCATAAAAGGCGTGATAGCAAAATCCTTTGCCAGGATTCACATGGCAAACCTTATAAATTCAGGCATACTGCCATTGACGTTTATGGATGAAAAGGACTATGATGAAATTGACCAGGATGACAAGCTGGTCATTGAAAACGCCGTGGAGCAGATAAGACAGGGCAATGTGCTCATCGTAAAAAACCTTACAAAGAATAGAGATATAAAAGTAGGATTGAATCTATCTCCTAGGTTAAGAGAAGTCATACTGGCGGGAGGTTTGCTCAATTACACCCGAAAGAATTCGGGACAATAA
- a CDS encoding methyl-accepting chemotaxis protein: MGVLERLKQKAMKFAIKQPFAFAAILALIATVMEKLVVPNISFLSIIFLFLLKLAILELTAYILMKSIHSKVESISYIMDRIKNRDLSYTVNLSEFEDLQAVSTSFNNMISDLKSIMSSLKNITRRLVDAAELLNTNTIKVNQAIDDIAASMNEIAHGASEQAAEAERGVSLITRLSEQIQLVYENTNKVVEDSNKMRELNEQGLEAVKTLRQSNEQSQTAAAKVLEFINSSAEKSKSIGEFVSTINSIAEQTNLLALNAAIEAARAGEAGRGFAVVADEVRKLADATKKATEQVEEIMTKIIEEADKASGIIDSVRAVMENQVKAVDNTYQAFHAISKGIENVISRINNISQSMAAIEEDKNKVIEAIQNISAVSQQAAAASQQVAASTTEQRNVIEQIASYSKTLSELSLELRKYVEAYKV; encoded by the coding sequence ATGGGAGTTCTAGAGCGGTTAAAACAAAAAGCCATGAAATTTGCAATAAAACAACCTTTTGCATTCGCAGCCATCCTTGCACTTATAGCCACAGTAATGGAAAAACTTGTTGTACCAAATATCAGCTTTCTCTCCATCATTTTTCTATTTTTATTAAAGCTGGCGATACTGGAACTTACAGCTTACATATTGATGAAATCAATACATTCAAAAGTAGAATCCATCAGCTACATAATGGACCGGATAAAAAATCGGGACCTGTCCTACACTGTAAACCTCTCAGAATTTGAAGACCTCCAAGCCGTATCAACCAGCTTCAACAACATGATAAGCGACCTAAAATCCATAATGTCCTCATTAAAAAACATCACCAGGCGTTTGGTGGACGCTGCTGAACTCTTAAATACCAACACCATTAAGGTTAACCAGGCTATAGACGATATCGCCGCCTCTATGAATGAGATAGCCCACGGAGCGTCCGAACAGGCTGCAGAGGCCGAAAGAGGTGTAAGCCTAATAACCCGGCTATCTGAACAAATCCAGTTGGTATATGAAAACACTAACAAAGTAGTAGAAGACTCTAATAAAATGCGAGAGTTGAATGAGCAGGGACTGGAAGCAGTCAAAACGCTTCGCCAGTCAAACGAGCAAAGCCAAACGGCTGCTGCCAAAGTATTGGAATTTATCAATTCATCAGCTGAAAAATCAAAGAGCATAGGAGAATTCGTCAGCACCATCAACAGCATTGCAGAACAAACCAATTTACTTGCCCTTAACGCAGCTATAGAAGCGGCAAGGGCAGGCGAAGCCGGCAGAGGGTTTGCAGTCGTCGCTGATGAGGTCAGAAAGCTGGCCGACGCCACCAAAAAGGCCACCGAACAGGTCGAGGAGATAATGACAAAAATCATAGAAGAAGCCGATAAAGCGTCAGGTATAATAGACTCGGTAAGGGCCGTCATGGAAAACCAAGTAAAAGCGGTGGACAATACATACCAAGCATTCCACGCCATCTCAAAGGGCATCGAAAATGTAATAAGCCGCATAAACAACATAAGCCAATCCATGGCAGCCATAGAAGAGGATAAAAACAAGGTGATCGAAGCCATACAGAACATCTCAGCGGTTTCACAGCAGGCTGCTGCCGCCAGCCAGCAAGTAGCAGCCAGCACCACTGAACAGAGAAACGTAATAGAACAGATAGCTTCCTACTCAAAAACCTTAAGTGAACTTTCCCTGGAGCTCAGAAAATATGTAGAGGCTTATAAAGTTTGA
- a CDS encoding GntR family transcriptional regulator: protein MQSLERYSLHSYVFNYIRDAILNGRYKPGDALVETKLAEELGVSRTPIREAIRQLELEGLVISIPNKGVVVSGVSQQDVDDIYTIRSMLEGLAARWAAQRIDEQALKELEEIVELMEYYTRKNDFDQLTQLDTRFHGVIYDACASKVLKHLLDNLLRYVERARRGSLMVPTRAHQSLNEHRSIFEAIMERNAAEAERLMAEHISRAILNLHSLTEQHEEKG, encoded by the coding sequence ATGCAATCCCTTGAGAGGTATTCTCTGCATTCGTATGTGTTTAACTATATTCGTGATGCCATATTGAATGGCCGCTATAAGCCAGGCGATGCGCTGGTTGAGACAAAACTGGCTGAGGAACTGGGAGTGAGCCGGACTCCCATACGCGAAGCCATAAGACAGTTAGAGCTGGAAGGTTTAGTGATTTCTATTCCCAATAAGGGAGTGGTAGTAAGTGGCGTTTCGCAGCAGGATGTGGATGATATATATACCATACGCTCCATGCTGGAGGGTTTGGCGGCACGGTGGGCGGCACAACGCATAGATGAGCAGGCGCTTAAAGAATTGGAAGAGATTGTAGAGCTTATGGAGTATTATACTAGGAAAAACGATTTTGACCAGCTCACGCAGCTGGATACGCGCTTTCACGGCGTAATATATGATGCCTGTGCTAGTAAAGTGTTGAAACATCTACTGGATAATCTGCTGAGATATGTGGAGCGAGCACGGCGAGGTTCTTTAATGGTACCCACACGGGCCCATCAGTCGCTCAATGAGCACAGGAGCATTTTTGAGGCGATTATGGAAAGGAATGCAGCAGAAGCTGAAAGGCTTATGGCTGAACATATTTCCCGTGCCATTTTAAACCTACACTCTCTTACTGAGCAGCATGAAGAAAAGGGTTGA